A single Fusarium oxysporum Fo47 chromosome IV, complete sequence DNA region contains:
- a CDS encoding Alpha/Beta hydrolase protein codes for MKFQTLFLSYLLLQAAQASSLPKDVFATLKPRDDLKNSNSSKIDWSECDLDFGDNSTNRRQRNYDCARLSVPLDYTSASNGETIQLDLIKAKATKKPYLGSVLYNPGGPGGSGVEAIVWSGMELAKVLGGQYDVIGFDPRGTGRTIPFICNGTGSGTGTNLTSAASLRRREFNTIPQAETWGFVRNETWELARTMAENCYESRQDTGRFVGTPFVARDMISIVDALGQGPMLNYWGVSYGTILGQVTASMFPERIGRMLIDANLKADDYAATTWINSMRDAERSLSNLLDECVESGKELCSLADYHGNSTTGESLLTEFREMLEGYLNGTLPDGDAGDEDLPSDDLNLLIATFKNLIFGELYSPVTYPSIISRIEGLFNNNMTAMFNTRNESPLESEWNIAAEFVTNGIACSDSSFRVEDQDDLFSIFQAHRAEGSFSELGTVARLFCAQWKFSATEQIDINKLRNVKTRNPLLIVNGRYDPVTPLSSAWGVSAQFRGSRVVVHEGVGHGLMAHPSNCTQEIVKNYFVDGEMPKLNTTCQPDEPAFKDAAL; via the exons ATGAAGTTTCAAACTCTTTTTCTGAgctatcttcttctccaggcAGCACAGGCCTCATCTTTACCAAAAGATGTTTTCGCTACTTTGAAACCCAGAGATGACCTAAAGAACTCAAACAGCTCCAAAATCGACTGGTCAGAATGTGACTTGGACTTTGGAGATAATTCGACAAACAGACGACAAAGAAATTATGACTGCGCCAGACTCTCTGTTCCTTTGGACTATACCTCCGCTAGCAACGGCGAGACCATTCAACTTGACTTGatcaaagccaaagccaccaaGAAGCCCTATCTAGGCAGTGTTCTTTACAACCCCGGCGGCCCCGGCGGTTCGGGCGTTGAAGCTATCGTCTGGTCGGGAATGGAACTTGCCAA AGTTCTTGGCGGACAATATGATGTCATTGGATTCGACCCCCG AGGCACTGGTCGTACAATTCCTTTCATCTGTAATGGAACAGGCTCCGGCACTGGAACGAATCTCACAAGTGCAGCAAGTCTGCGTCGCAGAGAGTTCAACACGATTCCGCAGGCTGAGACCTGGGGTTTTGTCAGAAATGAGACTTGGGAACTTGCCCGTACCATGGCGGAAAATTGCTATGAGAGTCGACAAGATACAGGTCGTTTCGTTGGAACGCCTTTTGTCGCGAGGGATATGATCTCTATCGTCGATGCGTTGGGTCAAGGGCCCATGCTTAACTACTGGGGAGTCTCTTATGGCACTATCCTAGGTCAAGTTACTGCTTCTATGTTCCCTGAGCGTATTGGCCGCATGTTGATCGACGCCAATTTGAAAGCCGATGATTATGCGGCTACAACCTGGATCAACAGCATGAGAGATGCCGAGCGATCACTTTCCAATCTTCTGGACGAGTGTGTTGAGTCTGGAAAGGAACTCTGCTCTCTTGCAGACTACCACGGAAACAGCACAACAGGCGAGAGCCTCCTCACAGAGTTTAGAGAGATGCTCGAGGGCTATCTCAACGGAACTCTGCCAGACGGCGATGCCGGTGACGAGGATCTCCCTAGTGACGATCTAAACCTTCTCATCGCCACGTTCAAAAACTTGATCTTCGGAGAACTCTACAGCCCCGTTACATAtcccagcatcatcagccgCATTGAAGGCCTTTTCAACAATAACATGACAGCCATGTTCAATACCAGGAATGAAAGCCCGCTGGAAAGCGAATGGAACATTGCAGCTGAATTTGTCACCAACGGCATTGCATGCAGCGACTCTTCGTTCCGAGTTGAGGATCAGGATGATTTGTTCTCGATTTTCCAAGCTCATCGCGCTGAGGGATCTTTCTCTGAACTGGGAACAGTTGCAAGACTATTCTGTGCGCAATGGAAGTTTTCTGCTACGGAGCAGATTGACATTAACAAGCTGAGAAATGTCAAGACGAGAAACCCGCTTCTTATCGTTAATGGACGATATGATCCTGTTACACCTTTGAGTAGTGCCTGGGGCGTTTCAGCTCAGTTCCGAGGAAGTCGAGTCGTGGTTCACGAAGGTGTCGGT CACGGACTGATGGCTCACCCATCGAACTGTACCCAGGAGATTGTCAAGAACTATTTCGTCGATGGAGAGATGCCCAAGCTGAACACTACTTGTCAGCCTGATGAGCCTGCTTTTAAGGACGCAGCGCTATAA
- a CDS encoding Alpha/Beta hydrolase protein: protein MLGSSLILALAVAVGAASVPRNSPVVELKNGSYYGTHNSAYNQDLFLGMRYAQAPLNDLRFRHPQPLNSTWEGVRNATKYQSRCYQYGYPSGPLSGGSDDCLHLNVVRPSAAAKEKLPVLVWIHGGGLVGGFSGDPSSNLSYIIDESVKLGSPIIGVSINYRLGAWGYLWSSAVKAAGVGNNGFRDQRLALQWVQENIAAFGGDPDKVTIWGQSGGARSVASQLTAFGGRDDGLFRAAILESGTGFPTAFGEVEVKDAPSFEKGYKTLLKKTNCVSAKDSLQCLRKVPSLELAQIVGNVSFPVWLDIIDGDFIRDSRSELVRQNKFVPVPIINGVASDDGDFFAQRGINTTQEWEAYLRKEGASNATIEAISALYPDIPRVGLPATFEGRPTGPLALYGSQWKRAVAFGGDRAMHAPKRAWNRKWAKSNATAYSYHFDVVSGDRPAVQGAGHSVDLPFVFRNTERLAQLNATEPRPGSFDELAVKMSRMWISFASKMDPNFEGMGDVQWPEYEWDAGKNMVFHIDKSSVVHVEDDTYRTEQMEYLDKKLWKVELQSGLD from the coding sequence ATGTTGGGTTCTTCTCTTATTTTAGCCTTGGCGGTTGCCGTGGGCGCTGCTTCGGTACCACGGAACAGCCCTGTTGTTGAACTTAAGAATGGCTCTTATTATGGGACTCACAACTCTGCGTATAACCAGGACTTGTTCCTTGGTATGAGATATGCACAGGCGCCGCTGAACGACCTGCGCTTTCGACATCCTCAGCCTTTGAACTCAACTTGGGAAGGCGTACGCAATGCAACAAAGTACCAGTCAAGATGCTACCAGTATGGGTATCCTTCCGGACCTCTTTCAGGTGGTTCTGACGATTGTTTACATCTGAATGTCGTTCGCCCGTCTGCAGCTGCGAAGGAGAAGCTTCCTGTCCTTGTCTGGATCCATGGCGGCGGTCTTGTCGGAGGATTCAGTGGTGATCCTTCTTCGAACCTGAGCTACATCATCGATGAGTCTGTCAAACTAGGCTCACCCATCATCGGCGTCTCAATCAACTACAGACTCGGAGCTTGGGGGTACCTTTGGAGCTCCGCAGTCAAGGCCGCAGGCGTTGGAAATAATGGCTTCCGCGACCAAAGACTTGCTCTTCAATGGGTCCAAGAGAACATCGCAGCATTTGGAGGGGACCCCGACAAGGTCACCATCTGGGGCCAGAGCGGAGGAGCACGAAGTGTTGCGTCGCAATTGACGGCGTTTGGCGGCCGAGATGATGGCCTTTTCAGAGCCGCTATCCTCGAGAGTGGTACTGGATTCCCCACGGCCTTTGGAGAGGTAGAGGTCAAAGACGCACCGAGCTTTGAGAAGGGATACAAAACGCTCCTCAAGAAGACAAACTGTGTTTCCGCGAAGGATTCCCTGCAGTGTCTGCGAAAGGTACCATCGCTGGAACTCGCTCAAATCGTCGGCAATGTCTCGTTCCCCGTTTGGCTCGATATTATTGACGGCGACTTCATTCGTGATAGCCGATCAGAGCTCGTTCGACAGAACAAATTCGTTCCTGTGCCAATCATCAATGGAGTCGCATCAGATGATGGAGACTTCTTCGCTCAGCGTGGCATCAACACGACACAGGAGTGGGAAGCATATCTGCGAAAAGAGGGCGCAAGCAATGCTACTATCGAAGCTATCTCAGCTCTGTACCCTGATATTCCACGTGTCGGCCTTCCTGCTACCTTTGAAGGACGCCCAACAGGCCCATTGGCTTTGTATGGATCGCAGTGGAAGCGTGCAGTAGCCTTCGGTGGCGATAGAGCTATGCATGCACCGAAGAGAGCATGGAACAGGAAATGGGCAAAGAGTAACGCCACAGCGTACAGTTATCACTTCGACGTTGTATCGGGAGATCGGCCCGCAGTCCAAGGAGCCGGACACTCAGTTGATCTCCCATTCGTCTTCCGCAACACTGAAAGGTTGGCTCAATTGAACGCGACGGAACCTAGACCTGGTTCATTTGATGAGTTGGCTGTTAAGATGTCGAGAATGTGGATTAGCTTTGCGAGCAAGATGGATCCCAACTTTGAAGGTATGGGGGATGTTCAGTGGCCGGAGTATGAGTGGGATGCTGGAAAGAATATGGTCTTTCATATTGATAAGTCGTCTGTGGTTCATGTTGAGGATGATACGTACCGAACTGAGCAGATGGAGTATTTAGATAAGAAGTTGTGGAAGGTTGAGTTGCAGTCGGGACTCGATTAA